From Candidatus Methanoperedens sp., a single genomic window includes:
- the mqnC gene encoding dehypoxanthine futalosine cyclase: MTNFELIKKLTGDDAVGEILTRALTPYLNTGNVETLDIKDGVKLLESSNLNLLGAAADEMRKRSVGNLVTFVVDRNINYTNVCSSKCKFCAFYREADAVDAYVLTLPEILSKVDEAVKLGATQILLQGGLNPSITIDYYEEMLRQVKRRFNVQMHAFSPPEIVHISKLYGSGIKETISRLHEAGLDSIPGGGAEILDDRVRSSVSPNKIGWEKWKEVMLAAHSLGIPTTATMVFGHAETIEERVKHIIRIRDMQEKYNGFTAFIPWSFQPENTKLSGDSTGMDYLKMVAVARILLKGYIKNIQISWVTQGLKVAQVALNFGANDIGGTMIEENVVRAAGVPFHSKTIEEFVHIAKKLGRPVARRDTLYNILERY, translated from the coding sequence ATGACAAATTTTGAGCTCATAAAAAAACTCACAGGTGACGACGCTGTTGGTGAAATTCTCACCCGTGCCCTGACCCCGTATTTAAATACGGGGAATGTTGAAACACTGGATATAAAAGATGGCGTTAAGTTGCTTGAAAGCAGTAATCTTAACCTTCTTGGCGCAGCAGCGGACGAGATGCGAAAACGCAGCGTCGGCAACCTTGTAACCTTTGTTGTGGACAGGAACATAAACTATACCAACGTATGCTCTTCAAAATGCAAATTCTGCGCGTTCTACAGGGAAGCCGATGCTGTGGATGCATACGTTCTCACGCTTCCTGAGATTCTCTCAAAAGTCGATGAGGCAGTAAAGCTCGGTGCAACCCAGATTCTCCTTCAAGGCGGTTTGAACCCTTCCATAACCATTGATTATTATGAAGAGATGCTGAGGCAGGTTAAGAGAAGGTTCAATGTGCAGATGCATGCATTCTCCCCTCCTGAGATTGTGCATATCTCAAAGTTATATGGGTCAGGTATTAAAGAAACGATTTCACGGCTTCATGAGGCAGGGCTTGATTCCATACCTGGAGGCGGGGCTGAAATACTGGATGACAGGGTGCGAAGCAGCGTCTCGCCCAATAAGATCGGATGGGAAAAATGGAAGGAGGTGATGCTGGCTGCGCATTCACTGGGGATTCCTACCACTGCCACAATGGTCTTCGGGCATGCCGAAACCATAGAAGAAAGGGTAAAGCACATCATCAGAATTCGCGATATGCAGGAAAAATATAACGGCTTCACCGCGTTCATACCGTGGAGCTTTCAACCTGAAAATACAAAGTTAAGCGGTGATTCAACAGGCATGGATTATCTGAAGATGGTAGCCGTAGCCCGCATTCTTCTCAAGGGGTATATTAAAAACATACAAATTTCATGGGTTACGCAGGGTCTCAAAGTTGCACAGGTAGCATTGAACTTTGGTGCAAACGACATCGGCGGGACGATGATAGAGGAGAACGTCGTAAGAGCCGCAGGCGTGCCTTTTCACAGTAAAACCATAGAAGAATTCGTGCATATCGCAAAAAAACTGGGGCGCCCCGTTGCGAGGCGGGATACGCTGTACAATATCCTGGAACGATATTAA
- the dph2 gene encoding diphthamide biosynthesis enzyme Dph2 — MEQIDFDLERVVKIIKDKNCEKVGFQFPEGLKRQAINIAREIEGKSQAKIIISGNPSFGACDIDTILAGKVDMLFHFGHAGMGGYENVVFIEARSSIDVIPAVKSALPLLKAGRIGIITTVQHIHKLEEISKFLRENGKEAVIGKGDLRVRYPGQVIGCNFTAARVDCEEILYVGSGFFHPLGVAIATRKRVIAADPYLNQAVEVSPERLLRKRHGYIAASMSAKVFGIIVSTKNGQNRMRLAQRLEESANNHKREAFIIMMDLVTPEQLLAFKVDAYVNTACPRITIDDAERFHVPVLTPQEFEIVLGERKWEALCMDEILEA; from the coding sequence ATGGAACAGATTGATTTTGATTTAGAACGCGTAGTTAAAATTATAAAGGATAAAAACTGCGAAAAGGTCGGGTTTCAATTTCCCGAAGGGCTGAAAAGACAGGCAATCAATATCGCCAGGGAAATTGAAGGGAAAAGCCAGGCAAAGATAATTATTTCAGGCAATCCTTCCTTCGGAGCCTGTGATATCGATACCATTCTTGCAGGCAAAGTCGATATGCTCTTCCATTTCGGGCACGCAGGCATGGGTGGATACGAGAATGTGGTTTTTATCGAGGCGCGTTCGAGCATCGATGTCATACCGGCAGTTAAATCTGCCCTTCCCCTTTTAAAAGCCGGCAGGATTGGCATTATAACCACTGTTCAGCATATCCATAAATTAGAAGAGATCTCTAAATTCCTGAGGGAAAATGGAAAGGAAGCCGTTATTGGAAAAGGAGATTTGAGGGTACGCTATCCGGGTCAGGTCATCGGGTGTAATTTCACGGCAGCGAGAGTTGACTGCGAGGAAATTCTCTACGTCGGCAGCGGCTTTTTCCACCCGCTCGGGGTTGCGATTGCCACAAGGAAAAGGGTGATTGCGGCAGACCCCTATTTGAATCAGGCTGTTGAGGTTTCTCCTGAAAGATTACTGCGAAAGCGGCACGGGTATATCGCTGCGTCAATGTCAGCAAAAGTCTTCGGCATCATTGTTTCTACAAAAAACGGGCAAAACAGGATGAGGCTTGCGCAGAGGCTTGAGGAGAGCGCAAATAATCACAAGCGTGAGGCATTTATTATCATGATGGATCTTGTAACGCCCGAGCAATTGCTGGCATTCAAGGTTGATGCCTATGTGAACACGGCATGCCCGAGGATAACGATTGATGATGCGGAAAGATTCCATGTACCCGTTCTGACGCCGCAGGAGTTTGAGATTGTGCTCGGGGAGAGAAAATGGGAGGCACTTTGTATGGATGAGATACTGGAAGCTTAA
- a CDS encoding S4 domain-containing protein, translating into MRLDSYLVEIGNLGSRGRAKRAIIEGHVRVNERVITKPSYDVAYSDKIEIMENLDKPAGYWKLKGIQEKTGFIKKEDSVLDIGSSAGGFLLFASEVATHVHGIEFSREFRSELRRLAHEHPNITVEFGDVFTMPFESGKFDVLLLDITASPLSSMKALENVLTSLKSKGLLLQVLKLPKELDRDQILRKLSSLGLEIVQVLESEKKEAYIIARKL; encoded by the coding sequence ATGAGGCTTGATTCATATCTTGTCGAGATTGGCAATCTCGGCTCACGGGGGCGCGCAAAGCGGGCAATTATTGAAGGGCACGTCAGGGTTAATGAAAGGGTAATCACCAAACCATCGTACGATGTTGCATATTCTGACAAAATTGAAATAATGGAAAACCTTGATAAACCCGCAGGCTACTGGAAACTTAAAGGGATACAGGAGAAAACTGGTTTTATCAAAAAGGAGGACAGCGTATTGGACATAGGTTCAAGTGCAGGAGGTTTTCTCCTCTTTGCGTCCGAGGTTGCAACCCATGTTCACGGCATCGAGTTCAGCCGCGAGTTCCGCTCAGAACTCAGAAGGCTTGCCCATGAGCACCCTAATATAACCGTGGAATTCGGGGATGTTTTTACAATGCCTTTTGAAAGTGGAAAATTCGATGTTTTGCTTCTGGATATTACCGCAAGCCCTTTATCCTCCATGAAAGCCCTTGAGAATGTGCTCACCTCACTGAAAAGCAAAGGTCTACTGCTGCAGGTGCTGAAATTACCAAAAGAACTGGACAGAGACCAGATTCTGCGGAAGCTGTCATCCCTGGGATTGGAGATTGTCCAGGTGCTGGAATCTGAAAAAAAGGAAGCGTATATAATAGCAAGGAAATTGTAA
- a CDS encoding PGF-pre-PGF domain-containing protein, giving the protein MKVKVIGGDMVHSSKNIKSYSASTILLILALIMISVVPANAGINFNYTNVAARNYTITDDVLKSNNFVRLIDSDIAMPTISLEFAINKTLVSGNRSLVLNTSHFGPSITDLPNQKVYYIGPSGKAAVSYTIDASSSFANTVVNVSTFKQVSYSIPFFSDFSIAVINFDDLKDTWNNNSKLFDEFLTTAKDENEINVTTVPLNSAGDFGPINQDLKPGNYLIMVTNGTNPKKIISWNGVKVMPFNSSFAVGDGTGAAAQGHDLNVTITLNSSAPIEKYTYVTSIINRTDFNDNVGKINITCSSCLTLAQAATINGTILNNANGLRDIIPRSNTTRTTVNSISAVLTLKTGTLPAGSYLVNTVVFNSTNLSVAFNQSSITLVPTATPTPTPTPTATPTPTPTPAAIPTPAPTPTATPTPTPTPTATPTPTPTPTTIPTPTPTPTATPTPTPTPLAIHVTIDINPKVINPNSSGKIKVTIFNNTPPGFDVASIIISTVRFGPDGAVPVGSETPANKLMLHFNTQDTGIKCGDTQASLTGTTISGQDIVGSDSIRTTECAIKNKLPLDPDTNRTNTTINITSPSGNVTITIPNGTLAVDANGNPLTNVSTDSTQSLPANAIVALSSGDRVVGDIVDLGPEGARFDPPIQARFNYTKPLPAGVSENSLQVRFFNRTTHRFENLLIIVRNTDQNFVVALIPHFSTFTLIGTVAPTPPPSGGGGGGGSGGGGASSNENFANIEKSESEDVNIAVGTIVYKFTTLDIVKGIGFDARTNEGWVTAQVQLLKDRPKLATSDAPGSVYRYFDVWLGLSGYGTSSKIENAYVVFKVPDDWLKNNNAESVKLMKFIDGAWRDLKTEKIGAETYKAETPGFSGYAIVGVPKALAVSPTATVTRVPTPTPSVTVPPITAPPVTLYTVLIVIVIILVAVYFLVIRKGGK; this is encoded by the coding sequence ATGAAAGTTAAGGTTATAGGCGGAGATATGGTTCATAGTTCAAAAAATATAAAAAGTTATTCTGCATCAACCATATTATTAATACTGGCTTTAATAATGATTTCGGTCGTTCCGGCAAACGCTGGAATAAATTTTAATTATACCAATGTTGCCGCTCGCAACTATACAATCACAGATGATGTTCTGAAATCAAATAATTTCGTCAGACTGATTGATAGCGATATTGCGATGCCGACGATCAGCCTGGAATTCGCAATAAACAAAACTCTTGTAAGCGGAAACAGGTCGCTGGTTTTAAATACCAGTCACTTTGGACCGAGCATAACAGACTTACCAAACCAAAAGGTGTATTACATAGGCCCCAGCGGTAAAGCAGCGGTCAGTTACACTATAGATGCATCAAGTTCTTTTGCAAATACGGTCGTCAACGTGTCCACTTTCAAACAGGTAAGCTACAGTATACCTTTTTTCTCGGACTTTTCTATTGCTGTGATTAACTTTGATGATTTAAAAGACACATGGAACAATAATTCAAAGCTATTTGATGAGTTCCTGACAACTGCGAAGGATGAAAATGAAATCAATGTCACCACCGTACCACTTAATTCCGCAGGCGATTTCGGCCCTATAAACCAGGACCTGAAACCTGGGAACTATCTGATAATGGTTACCAATGGCACCAACCCCAAGAAGATTATTTCATGGAATGGCGTTAAAGTAATGCCTTTCAATTCTTCTTTCGCTGTTGGAGATGGGACAGGCGCTGCCGCACAGGGCCATGATTTGAACGTGACTATCACTCTTAACTCATCCGCTCCCATTGAAAAATACACCTACGTTACCAGCATAATCAATAGAACTGATTTTAATGATAACGTGGGTAAGATAAATATCACCTGCAGTTCATGCCTGACCCTGGCGCAGGCGGCTACGATCAACGGTACAATATTAAATAATGCTAATGGTCTCAGAGATATAATTCCCAGATCCAATACCACTAGGACTACAGTTAATTCGATATCTGCTGTCCTGACGTTAAAAACAGGCACGCTTCCTGCGGGAAGTTATCTTGTCAATACAGTGGTTTTTAACAGCACAAATCTCTCTGTGGCATTCAACCAGAGCAGTATAACTTTAGTTCCAACTGCAACACCAACTCCGACTCCTACACCTACTGCAACACCAACTCCGACTCCTACACCCGCTGCAATACCAACTCCGGCACCTACACCTACTGCAACACCAACTCCGACACCTACACCTACTGCAACACCAACTCCGACACCTACACCTACTACAATACCAACTCCCACACCCACTCCTACTGCAACACCAACTCCCACACCCACACCACTGGCTATCCATGTCACGATTGATATTAACCCGAAGGTCATCAACCCGAATAGCAGTGGTAAAATTAAAGTAACCATCTTTAACAACACACCTCCCGGCTTTGATGTTGCCAGCATAATCATTTCAACTGTAAGATTTGGGCCCGATGGTGCAGTGCCAGTTGGTAGTGAAACTCCTGCCAACAAACTTATGCTTCATTTTAATACTCAGGATACGGGCATCAAATGTGGTGATACGCAGGCAAGCCTCACAGGAACGACAATCAGCGGGCAGGACATTGTGGGGTCTGATAGTATCAGGACTACGGAATGTGCTATTAAGAATAAATTACCATTAGACCCAGATACCAATAGAACGAATACCACAATCAATATTACATCACCATCAGGAAACGTGACAATAACAATTCCAAATGGAACTCTGGCTGTTGATGCAAATGGAAATCCCCTTACAAATGTTTCAACCGATTCAACCCAAAGTCTGCCAGCAAATGCAATCGTGGCACTCTCGAGCGGCGACAGGGTAGTTGGAGATATTGTTGATCTTGGACCTGAAGGTGCCAGGTTTGATCCACCGATACAGGCAAGGTTTAATTATACCAAGCCTCTGCCAGCCGGTGTGAGTGAAAACAGCTTACAGGTCAGATTCTTTAACAGGACTACGCATAGGTTTGAGAATCTGTTAATAATTGTGCGCAATACGGATCAAAATTTTGTGGTAGCACTTATACCCCACTTCAGCACCTTCACGCTCATCGGAACTGTAGCACCAACTCCACCACCTTCAGGTGGCGGCGGTGGTGGAGGCAGCGGGGGTGGCGGCGCCAGTTCCAACGAGAACTTCGCCAACATAGAGAAATCTGAAAGCGAAGATGTGAATATCGCGGTAGGCACGATAGTGTACAAGTTCACCACTCTGGATATTGTAAAAGGAATCGGGTTTGATGCCAGGACAAATGAAGGATGGGTAACAGCTCAAGTGCAGCTCCTCAAAGACAGACCTAAACTGGCCACATCCGATGCTCCTGGCAGCGTGTACAGGTATTTCGACGTATGGTTGGGATTATCCGGATACGGCACATCTTCAAAAATAGAAAATGCATATGTAGTGTTCAAAGTCCCTGATGACTGGCTTAAGAATAATAATGCAGAATCGGTCAAGCTGATGAAGTTCATTGACGGTGCATGGAGAGACCTGAAGACCGAGAAAATAGGTGCAGAAACCTACAAAGCAGAAACGCCTGGATTCTCAGGCTATGCGATAGTAGGAGTTCCAAAAGCACTGGCTGTATCGCCAACAGCAACTGTTACGCGAGTTCCAACACCCACACCTTCCGTTACAGTGCCACCAATAACAGCGCCTCCAGTTACATTGTATACAGTTTTAATTGTAATTGTAATTATTCTGGTAGCTGTGTACTTCCTTGTGATAAGGAAAGGAGGTAAATAA
- a CDS encoding ABC transporter ATP-binding protein — MADKIVQVTNLSKHYRVGEVVIDALRGVNLEVEQGEFVVIQGPSGSGKSTLLHIIGCVDVPTSGSVKINGYDTTNLSAGRLSNLRLHTIGFVFQHFFLLPTLTAYENIELPMQEAKISKDKRKERVLALLDSVGLSGRANHRPGQLSGGEQQRVAIARALANDPSLILADEPTGELDSSGGSKIIELLINLNQKYGKTTIVVTHDENISRKAMRIIKIRDGSIVTDVS, encoded by the coding sequence ATGGCTGATAAAATCGTGCAGGTTACTAATCTAAGCAAGCACTATCGTGTAGGCGAAGTAGTTATTGACGCACTTCGCGGTGTTAACCTTGAGGTCGAGCAGGGCGAGTTCGTCGTGATACAGGGTCCCAGCGGTTCAGGTAAATCCACCCTGCTGCATATCATAGGCTGTGTGGACGTCCCAACATCAGGCAGCGTGAAAATTAACGGTTACGATACCACGAATTTAAGCGCCGGGCGGCTTTCAAATCTTCGACTGCACACTATCGGCTTTGTATTCCAGCATTTTTTCCTCCTGCCAACACTGACAGCGTATGAAAACATCGAACTGCCCATGCAAGAGGCGAAAATTTCGAAAGACAAAAGGAAAGAGCGGGTTTTAGCCCTGTTAGATTCGGTCGGGCTTTCAGGTCGAGCCAATCACAGACCCGGGCAATTGAGCGGCGGTGAGCAGCAGCGCGTCGCGATAGCGCGTGCACTGGCAAATGATCCTTCCCTTATTCTGGCTGATGAGCCAACTGGTGAACTTGACAGCAGCGGAGGGAGTAAGATAATTGAACTGCTAATCAATTTAAATCAAAAATACGGTAAAACCACAATCGTTGTAACACATGACGAAAATATCTCCAGAAAAGCAATGCGCATAATAAAAATCAGGGATGGATCAATAGTAACTGATGTTAGCTAA
- a CDS encoding FtsX-like permease family protein yields the protein MLAKIAFLNLVHRKSRTFFTALAIGISVATAILLVSVAVSLNQNNTSAFEKETDYWVIPSGSGVLDPVTNSEKTMLGNVHQQINAIKSNPDVKNATPILSKVIYAARKEPKVVLGIGIIPDGNIFIPADALSSGDPYYYGKNRTFEVAINQQLSNLLGVKKGDYVYLGGSANTLLNSTPFRVTATVDSAEFSTAPVAMLHLSELQELTGNLKGDRANQIIVKGGNIQSLLQGYFPDAIVLSDAEYYAHSITDDKRTLATAIAITAVSFVLGVLFISTTMIFSVNEQQKEFSVMRAIGISDKSVIKIVMYESVMISIIGGIVGVVLGFSGKYALNAATSSLFEIDIVSSINPVIIIAAFSTAVVAGIVSGIIPALMGRRANIAKVLGG from the coding sequence ATGTTAGCTAAGATTGCCTTTTTAAACTTGGTGCATAGAAAATCCAGAACCTTTTTCACAGCATTAGCTATTGGTATTTCTGTGGCGACGGCTATTTTGCTTGTATCTGTTGCTGTAAGTCTGAATCAGAATAACACATCAGCTTTTGAAAAAGAGACCGATTACTGGGTTATACCATCGGGTTCAGGCGTACTTGATCCTGTAACAAATTCAGAAAAAACTATGCTGGGAAATGTTCACCAGCAAATTAATGCCATAAAATCAAATCCCGATGTGAAGAATGCAACTCCTATCTTGAGTAAAGTGATATACGCAGCCAGAAAAGAACCCAAGGTTGTACTTGGGATCGGAATCATACCTGATGGCAATATCTTCATTCCTGCAGACGCTCTATCCTCTGGTGACCCATATTACTATGGAAAAAATCGGACATTCGAAGTTGCAATAAACCAGCAGCTTTCGAACCTGCTTGGAGTTAAAAAAGGAGACTATGTATATCTGGGTGGATCTGCAAACACACTTCTGAATTCTACTCCTTTCAGGGTTACAGCAACAGTAGATTCTGCTGAATTCTCAACTGCACCAGTAGCCATGCTTCATCTTTCTGAACTCCAGGAGCTTACAGGAAATTTAAAAGGGGATAGGGCAAACCAGATAATTGTAAAAGGCGGGAATATCCAGTCCCTGCTGCAGGGATATTTTCCTGATGCTATTGTTCTTTCCGACGCAGAGTATTATGCGCACAGCATAACCGACGATAAACGGACTCTTGCGACTGCAATAGCAATTACTGCTGTTTCTTTCGTATTGGGTGTGCTATTTATATCCACAACAATGATCTTTTCAGTTAATGAGCAACAAAAAGAATTCTCTGTAATGAGAGCAATTGGTATTTCTGATAAGTCAGTCATAAAAATTGTCATGTACGAGTCTGTTATGATCTCTATCATAGGGGGCATCGTAGGCGTGGTATTGGGTTTTTCAGGGAAGTACGCTTTAAACGCTGCAACCAGTTCGTTGTTTGAAATCGACATTGTCTCATCAATAAATCCTGTGATAATCATTGCTGCTTTCTCCACAGCAGTCGTTGCAGGAATAGTTTCAGGGATAATACCTGCTCTCATGGGCAGGCGAGCAAACATAGCCAAGGTATTGGGTGGCTAA
- a CDS encoding DUF58 domain-containing protein produces the protein MHLKHRGKNAIVFIFIFLMLGLITTNPLFYAAGIAIAIILFFDLVSFLIAVDAFDSYAIRNISKNRMFQDNFLDVKMELKIKAKNLKNIYFKDVYPDAFTLVSGDVTRKIDAGSSYHNICYRLCAIKRGTHSFSESYIHLGSNFHMFEHSMTLESRAEVSIYPPVLSKRSILAQYISSLYGSGKSKQKGMGIEVANIRNYMLGDDFKRIDWKTSLRLNSMFTREFESDIGLPVFVLVDHSKTSNPDSNLGNAVRMANYLIQQAEGNDQPVGLLTFTHDRITNQTLIKKGKKRFEISRNLFSLEQKESKPYAMAMDMGEIKAFGQKLSSSKDEFFSLLAPFFVENSEHLKAMEKQGIYQAIKRVINFSKTPSMICIITERYDAPLIESIRLATYYGNKVLLIATSSVMFRAYDVLELEGHYQEYMRFQKKIEKFKRLKGVKVVEACPGDKPEQIINQAVYRWKTHY, from the coding sequence ATGCATCTCAAGCATAGAGGAAAAAATGCCATAGTTTTTATATTTATTTTCCTGATGTTGGGTTTAATAACTACAAACCCATTATTTTATGCAGCAGGCATTGCTATAGCTATCATTCTGTTTTTTGATCTGGTGAGCTTTTTGATTGCGGTCGATGCATTCGATTCATATGCAATAAGAAATATCAGTAAAAATAGAATGTTCCAGGATAATTTTCTGGATGTAAAGATGGAGTTAAAAATTAAAGCTAAAAACTTAAAAAACATATATTTTAAAGACGTATATCCTGACGCTTTTACGCTTGTTTCTGGAGATGTGACAAGAAAGATCGATGCTGGGAGTTCCTATCATAATATCTGCTACAGGTTATGCGCAATCAAGCGCGGAACGCATTCATTTTCAGAGTCCTATATCCATCTCGGAAGCAATTTTCACATGTTTGAGCATAGCATGACTCTTGAAAGCAGGGCAGAAGTCAGCATTTACCCACCGGTTTTATCAAAAAGATCTATTTTAGCTCAGTATATTTCTTCACTCTATGGTTCAGGCAAGTCAAAACAAAAAGGTATGGGCATTGAAGTTGCCAACATTAGAAATTACATGCTGGGAGACGACTTCAAGCGTATAGACTGGAAAACGAGTTTGAGGCTTAACAGCATGTTTACAAGAGAGTTCGAATCAGACATCGGGCTTCCGGTGTTTGTTCTGGTTGATCACAGCAAGACATCCAACCCGGATAGCAATCTCGGCAATGCTGTCAGGATGGCAAATTATCTGATTCAGCAGGCAGAAGGTAACGATCAACCTGTAGGTCTGCTAACGTTTACGCATGACCGCATTACGAATCAGACTTTAATAAAAAAAGGAAAAAAACGGTTTGAAATATCGAGAAATCTTTTTTCACTGGAACAGAAAGAGAGTAAGCCATATGCCATGGCTATGGATATGGGGGAGATAAAGGCATTTGGGCAAAAATTGAGTTCGTCAAAAGATGAATTTTTTTCTTTACTTGCTCCATTTTTTGTCGAGAATTCGGAACACTTAAAGGCTATGGAAAAGCAGGGAATTTACCAGGCAATAAAACGCGTGATAAATTTTTCAAAGACACCCTCCATGATCTGTATAATAACAGAACGATACGATGCGCCGTTGATTGAAAGTATACGCCTTGCAACTTATTATGGAAACAAGGTTCTTTTAATAGCAACATCGTCGGTTATGTTCAGGGCATACGATGTACTTGAACTGGAGGGACATTACCAGGAATACATGAGATTTCAGAAAAAAATTGAAAAATTCAAACGGCTTAAGGGCGTGAAAGTTGTGGAAGCTTGCCCGGGAGATAAGCCTGAACAAATAATCAATCAGGCGGTATATAGATGGAAAACGCATTACTGA
- a CDS encoding MoxR family ATPase produces the protein MENELLKVQHTIRAIFDEVSKVVIGKTDLINYLIICLLSEGNILMEGYPGVAKTTIAKTFASVLGCDFKRIQFTPDIMPADITGTYIYNQKTGSFELRKGPVFANIVLADEINRASPKSQSALLECMEERQVTLEGTTMRVPVPFMVIATQNPIDLEGTYPLPEAQIDRFLFKLDVGYPDEKEELDILIRKDNGISSEIRKVTAPEQINDLIAAVKKVYIDEKVMRYIRNLVINTRKNKDLLIGASPRASIALLNASKSFAAIRGRSYVIPDDVKYLLPVVLRHRLILTPDSELGGITVNEIIQNILNQVEVV, from the coding sequence ATGGAAAATGAATTATTAAAGGTTCAGCATACAATCAGAGCTATTTTTGATGAGGTAAGCAAAGTGGTCATAGGAAAAACCGACCTTATCAATTACCTTATAATATGCCTTCTTTCAGAGGGGAACATTCTCATGGAGGGTTATCCCGGTGTTGCGAAAACAACTATTGCCAAGACATTTGCCTCAGTGCTTGGCTGTGATTTCAAGAGGATTCAGTTCACTCCTGATATAATGCCAGCGGATATCACAGGCACGTATATCTATAATCAAAAGACAGGGAGCTTTGAGCTCAGAAAAGGTCCTGTTTTTGCTAACATTGTGCTGGCAGACGAAATCAACCGTGCCTCTCCGAAATCCCAATCCGCCCTGCTGGAATGCATGGAAGAAAGACAGGTCACGCTTGAGGGAACGACCATGAGAGTGCCTGTGCCCTTTATGGTTATCGCAACCCAGAACCCGATAGACCTGGAGGGGACGTATCCACTTCCTGAAGCGCAGATCGACAGGTTTCTGTTTAAACTCGATGTGGGATACCCTGATGAAAAGGAAGAACTCGATATACTCATCCGAAAAGATAACGGAATATCGAGCGAAATAAGAAAAGTGACCGCTCCAGAGCAAATCAACGACCTTATAGCGGCTGTGAAAAAAGTGTATATAGATGAGAAAGTAATGCGATACATCAGGAATCTGGTTATAAATACGAGGAAGAACAAGGATCTTTTGATTGGTGCAAGTCCCAGGGCATCTATTGCGCTTCTCAACGCATCAAAATCCTTCGCAGCAATCCGTGGCAGGTCATACGTTATTCCTGACGACGTCAAATATCTACTCCCGGTTGTACTGAGGCACCGCTTGATTTTAACGCCTGATTCAGAACTCGGCGGAATAACTGTAAACGAGATTATCCAGAATATTTTAAACCAGGTGGAAGTTGTGTAA
- a CDS encoding DUF4350 domain-containing protein: MKKINKKILLLIASILILIGTFRFSESTADFSTYNPDWNGGMQIRILISEHHRVIAMPVRSDLVSFAPGETAFVILGPRGNFSEKDIYTIRKFVEAGGLLLLSDDFGSGNELLNRFTTSVSFSNMLLQDDVSFWKNSTFPVAATSIGNVSNITMNYPTSLVITDKSIEVLASTSRFGRLSENESQRGQPGSYPVIAYFPYGRGKIIAIADPSIFINSMLPMEENKRLLGEFVENRTTVIFDEGGRMPPVSNIDYLIKTDPYAQYLLAGIIVSLAFLYTNRGKIGLFGRDKTNDHGYCELDEENIISDILKRHKWSERKLMLFKNKLKKEK; encoded by the coding sequence ATGAAAAAAATAAATAAGAAAATATTATTGTTAATCGCATCTATCCTCATACTTATAGGCACTTTCAGGTTCTCCGAGAGCACGGCGGACTTCAGCACATACAATCCAGATTGGAATGGAGGCATGCAGATCAGAATTCTTATATCTGAACATCATCGAGTTATAGCAATGCCGGTTCGCAGCGATCTTGTATCCTTCGCACCCGGTGAAACTGCATTTGTCATTCTTGGGCCAAGGGGCAATTTTTCAGAAAAAGACATTTATACGATCAGGAAATTTGTAGAAGCAGGCGGGCTACTCCTCCTTTCGGATGATTTCGGCTCAGGAAATGAGCTTCTCAATAGATTTACAACTTCTGTCTCATTTTCTAATATGCTCCTGCAGGATGATGTAAGCTTCTGGAAGAACTCCACATTCCCGGTAGCAGCAACAAGCATTGGAAACGTGAGCAACATCACGATGAATTATCCGACATCCCTTGTAATAACAGATAAATCAATTGAAGTACTCGCCAGTACAAGCAGGTTTGGCAGGCTTTCTGAAAATGAATCACAGCGTGGGCAACCGGGTTCGTATCCTGTGATAGCTTATTTCCCCTATGGCAGAGGCAAGATAATAGCAATAGCCGACCCCAGTATATTTATAAACAGCATGCTCCCGATGGAAGAGAACAAGCGTCTGCTCGGAGAATTTGTGGAAAATCGAACTACAGTAATTTTTGATGAGGGCGGTCGAATGCCGCCTGTTTCTAATATTGATTACCTGATAAAGACAGATCCTTATGCTCAATACCTGTTGGCAGGTATTATAGTATCTCTGGCATTTTTATATACGAACAGAGGCAAGATAGGTCTATTCGGAAGAGATAAAACAAATGACCATGGTTATTGTGAACTGGATGAAGAGAATATAATTTCAGATATCTTAAAAAGACATAAATGGAGCGAGCGAAAACTGATGCTTTTTAAAAACAAACTAAAGAAAGAGAAATAA